In the Acropora muricata isolate sample 2 chromosome 10, ASM3666990v1, whole genome shotgun sequence genome, one interval contains:
- the LOC136887302 gene encoding uncharacterized protein — protein MQGVACLFLILGFVSLTRFCTSEAAGQCTTQFPIYGKALIGHVFASAPSISPVRCFVRCQREKICQSLNYVTTEHICELNNRTKEAQPQKLITDQARLHLTNGPLMRVPLGSIPELPGESCAEIKASEGERVVSGTVWLDPTNSGKAVVARCHMETKVADFCIEHLCQNGATCVSLQASYTCTCSPGWTGTYCESPHDGFESSAILQDNGSRNYSNELSNFLKPVVQGLSNYSWIRCFHKVKDGWDISKCLNKSHIVVIVRKDNYIFGGYTSLSPFYTSGEECSYFTDEYAFLFSLYNIMGYRPTKLGFRIQKYEDAVRKCRFGLVIFGRGHDLVIHAGNKRGTGSTKPGTYSIPIGCRVSKPCNFFAGSNPFNLTDMELFYLSLS, from the exons ATGCAG gGCGTTGCCTGTCTGTTTCTTATTCTCGGTTTCGTTTCATTGACACGATTTTGCACAAGCGAAGCTGCTGGCCAATGCACGACACAGTTTCCCATTTATGGCAAAGCACTGATAGGTCACGTGTTTGCTTCTGCGCCTTCCATCAGCCCTGTTCGTTGTTTTGTAAGATGTCAAAGAGAAAAGATATGTCAGAGTTTGAACTATGTAACGACAGAACACATCTGCGAGCTAAATAATCGAACCAAAGAGGCTCAACCGCAGAAACTCATCACAGATCAAGCGAGATTGCATCTAACTAATGGACCTTTAATGCGAG TCCCTCTTGGTTCCATTCCCGAACTACCAGGTGAATCTTGCGCTGAAATCAAAGCGAGTGAAGGTGAAAGAGTGGTCAGCGGTACAGTTTGGTTGGATCCTACAAACTCAGGAAAAGCTGTCGTGGCTCGCTGTCATATGGAAACGAAAG TTGCAGATTTTTGCATTGAACATCTCTGTCAAAATGGAGCAACGTGTGTGTCGTTACAAGCAAGTTACACTTGCACTTGTTCACCAGGGTGGACTGGCACCTACTGTGAATCTCCACATG ATGGATTTGAAAGTTCTGCAATTCTTCAAGACAATGGATCCAGGAATTATTCCAATGAACTGTCCAATTTTCTGAAGCCAGTCGTTCAAGGCCTTAGCAATTACTCTTGGATAAGGTGTTTCCATAAAGTGAAGGACGGTTGGGACATTAGCAAATGTCTTAATAAAAGTCACATTGTGGTCATTGTGCGAAAGGATAACTACATATTCGGAGGATACACGAGTTTATCGCCATTCTATACAA GTGGTGAAGAATGCTCCTATTTTACCGACGAATACGCGTTCCTATTTTCATTGTACAACATCATGGGATATCGTCCAACGAAGCTAGGTTTTCGTATTCAAAAGTATGAAGATGCTGTCAGGAAATGTCGTTTTGGTCTTGTAATATTTGGTAGGGGGCATGACTTAGTCATCCACGCAGGCAATAAGAGAGGTACTGGTTCGACTAAGCCTGGTACCTATTCCATTCCTATCGGATGTAGAGTAAGTAAGCCATGCAATTTCTTCGCCGGAAGTAATCCCTTTAATTTGACTGACATGGAATTATTTTATCTAAGTTTAAGTTAG
- the LOC136932097 gene encoding uncharacterized protein: MQDKDFNLRLYERLVDVIGTEEDIQSRQDIFRIIDKVNAFGDKDSISVSSGSLPEGFDLEGSDEDITLIVKNIDVIPAKTEVKQNEDNLNVFMEVDKEHKRYVSLYLPEEVESFVTTKGDSEHTELLYVKESLEHVNGKCILSSSRFREQFSRAGLCDHGPCLTDGEHDFCFCLHGSVWPEIAKHRLLECKSKRWITEEFAADLLSEGCLYVPVGPHVEGPQDSGSQKLWRMSFVMTEKRFVKAMNHIQFLCYGLLKIVLKERIANELTDKIISSYVLKTCLFWLIEETDNEEQVWNQDNLYSCFLRCIRKLIDWVEACNCPNYILPSSNMFFGKVTTSNKSDILKILLEVKNGGYEFLSSCKTLGQFKITPRVTEVEREAKLDLMCSRVLNVYPFDDRDLLERALEALEKEYSQETRPFQKGVIGIQIARLYRDLAQMIHVPKGVESNEELRFQQECLRKGIRAEPLSGLIQLASFHVRREHYHVAIEILNSVSQKLNPKRVGVILRRKPEYSSEEVDHYTKTFCGQGLSLHCKWRTAVVGDFVLLDDSATVPDSFQAKVILRPLCIAPPAVYLHALLFLCFHYLSDVQKAQETLETLEHILEIGYLIRNGRYSDACMIVGACYETCSDYINARRCYQKACNAGLVSPMARYRLERLETDLIT, translated from the coding sequence ATGCAAGACAAAGACTTCAACCTGAGGTTGTATGAAAGACTTGTAGATGTCATTGGCACTGAAGAGGATATTCAATCAAGGCAGGATATCTTCAGAATTATAGACAAAGTAAATGCCTTTGGTGATAAAGACTCTATATCAGTTTCAAGTGGTAGCCTTCCAGAAGGATTTGACCTGGAGGGAAGTGATGAAGATATCACTTTGATCGTAAAGAATATTGATGTAATTCCTGCCAAGACAGAGGTTAAACAAAATGAGGATAATTTAAATGTCTTCATGGAAGTTGACAAAGAACATAAGAGATATGTAAGTCTTTACTTACCTGAAGAAGTAGAGAGTTTTGTGACCACCAAAGGAGATTCAGAGCATACAGAACTGTTGTATGTAAAGGAGTCTTTAGAGCATGTAAACGGAAAGTGCATTCTTTCTAGTTCCAGGTTTAGGGAGCAGTTTTCTCGAGCAGGCCTTTGTGACCATGGGCCATGTTTGACTGATGGCGAACATGATTTTTGCTTTTGCTTGCATGGGTCTGTCTGGCCAGAGATTGCCAAGCATCGACTTTTGGAATGTAAAAGCAAACGATGGATCACTGAAGAGTTTGCGGCAGACCTTCTATCGGAAGGCTGCCTTTATGTTCCTGTTGGCCCACATGTTGAAGGACCACAAGACAGTGGTTCTCAAAAGTTATGGAGAATGTCATTTGTGATGACAGAGAAAAGATTTGTCAAAGCAATGAACCATATCCAGTTTTTGTGCTATGGACTTTTAAAGATAGTCCTCAAAGAGAGAATTGCAAACGAACTTACAGATAAGATCATTTCTTCATATGTACTGAAAACATGCCTCTTCTGGCTGATAGAGGAAACTGACAACGAAGAGCAAGTTTGGAATCAAGATAATTTATATTCCTGCTTCTTGAGGTGCATCAGAAAATTGATTGATTGGGTAGAGGCTTGTAACTGCCCCAACTATATTCTGCCTTCCAGCAACATGTTCTTTGGAAAAGTCACTACCAGCAACAAATCTGACATTTTGAAGATACTGCTGGAGGTAAAAAATGGTGGCTATGAATTTCTCTCTTCATGTAAAACTTTGGGTCAATTTAAGATTACACCCAGAGTGACAGAAGTTGAACGAGAAGCCAAGTTGGATTTGATGTGTAGCAGAGTGCTAAATGTTTATCCCTTTGATGACAGAGATCTTCTTGAACGAGCTCTTGAAGCCTTGGAGAAAGAGTACAGTCAGGAAACAAGGCCTTTTCAAAAAGGAGTGATTGGAATCCAGATTGCAAGACTTTACCGTGATCTGGCTCAGATGATTCATGTTCCCAAAGGTGTTGAAAGTAATGAAGAATTGAGATTTCAGCAGGAATGCCTCCGAAAAGGAATCAGAGCCGAACCACTCTCAGGATTGATTCAGCTTGCGTCTTTTCATGTCAGAAGGGAACACTATCATGTAGCCATTGAAATATTAAATTCTGTTTCCCAAAAACTAAATCCAAAGCGTGTGGGTGTGATTCTGCGAAGAAAACCAGAGTATTCATCGGAAGAAGTAGATCACTATACTAAGACATTTTGTGGGCAAGGTCTAAGTCTGCATTGCAAGTGGCGTACGGCAGTAGTTGGAGATTTTGTTCTCCTTGATGATTCCGCTACAGTACCAGACAGTTTTCAAGCAAAGGTGATTCTGAGGCCCCTTTGTATAGCTCCTCCAGCTGTGTACTTACATGCATTGCTATTTTTGTGTTTTCACTATTTAAGTGATGTGCAAAAAGCACAGGAAACACTGGAAACTCTGGAACATATCCTAGAAATAGGGTACTTAATCCGGAATGGTCGTTATTCAGATGCATGTATGATTGTTGGAGCATGCTATGAGACATGCAGCGATTACATAAACGCAAGGCGGTGCTACCAGAAGGCGTGCAATGCAGGTCTGGTTTCCCCAATGGCGAGATATCGCCTTGAACGTCTTGAGACAGATCTGATAACTTGA
- the LOC136932098 gene encoding uncharacterized protein isoform X2 — MQGVYCLFLILGFFSLTRFCTSEAAGQCTTQFPIYGKALIGHVFASAPSISPVRCFVRCQREKICQSLNYVTTEHICELNNRTKEAQPQKLITDPARLHLTNGPLMRVPLGSIPELPAESCAEIKASEGEGVVSGTVWLDPTNSGKAVVARCHMETKDGFKSSAILQDNGSRNYSNELSNFLKPVVQGLSNYTWIRCFHKVEDGWDISRCLNKSHIVVILRKDNYIFGGYTSLSPFYTSGEECSYFTDEYAFLFSLYNIMGYRPTKLGFRSQNYEDAVRKCRFGLVIFGRGHDLVIHAGSKRGTGTTKPGTYSIPTGCRVGSPCNFFAGSNPFNLCDMELFYLSLS; from the exons ATGCAA ggcGTATACTGTCTGTTTCTTATTCTCGGTTTCTTTTCATTGACACGATTTTGCACAAGCGAAGCTGCTGGCCAATGCACGACACAGTTTCCCATTTATGGCAAAGCACTGATAGGTCACGTGTTTGCTTCTGCGCCTTCCATCAGCCCTGTTCGTTGTTTTGTAAGATGTCAAAGGGAAAAGATATGTCAGAGTTTGAACTATGTAACGACAGAACACATCTGCGAGCTAAATAATCGAACCAAAGAGGCTCAACCGCAGAAACTTATCACAGATCCAGCGAGATTGCACCTAACTAATGGACCTTTAATGCGAG TCCCTCTTGGTTCCATTCCTGAACTACCAGCTGAATCTTGCGCTGAAATCAAAGCGAGTGAAGGTGAAGGAGTGGTCAGCGGTACAGTTTGGTTGGATCCCACAAACTCAGGAAAAGCTGTCGTGGCTCGCTGTCATATGGAAACGAAAG ATGGCTTTAAAAGTTCTGCAATTCTTCAAGACAATGGATCCAGGAATTATTCCAATGAACTGTCCAATTTCCTGAAGCCAGTCGTTCAAGGCCTTAGCAATTACACTTGGATAAGGTGTTTCCATAAAGTGGAGGACGGTTGGGACATTAGCAGATGTCTTAATAAAAGTCACATTGTGGTCATTTTGCGAAAGGATAATTACATATTTGGAGGATACACGAGTTTATCGCCATTCTATACAA GTGGTGAAGAATGCTCCTATTTTACCGACGAATACGCGTTCCTATTTTCATTGTACAACATCATGGGATATCGTCCAACGAAGCTGGGTTTTCGTAGTCAAAATTATGAAGATGCTGTCAGGAAATGTCGTTTTGGTCTTGTAATATTTGGTAGGGGACATGACTTAGTCATCCACGCAGGCAGTAAGAGAGGTACTGGTACTACTAAGCCTGGTACCTATTCCATTCCTACCGGATGTAGAGTGGGAAGTCCATGCAATTTCTTCGCTGGAAGTAATCCCTTTAATTTGTGTGACATGGAATTATTTTATCTAAGTTTAAGTTAG
- the LOC136931765 gene encoding BLOC-1-related complex subunit 7-like, with protein MAEDPSNSRLRTNAELRERLLEKVQLNVTETGKLGQQLLKSSRSHEILSQTTKQFVNQERALANSNESLKESAKIITYLMEPQLRDIQQSLKVVSTISDQLEPAWSFAPYSVNKDEKLLVHTRPS; from the exons ATGGCGGAAGATCCCTCAAACAGTCGCCTACGCACAAACGCCGAGTTAAGAGAACGTCTGTTGGAGAAAGTTCAGTTAAATGTAACGGAAACAGGAAAGCTAGGTCAACAGCTGTTAAAAAGCTCGCGGTCTCATGAG ATCCTGTCTCAGACAACAAAACAGTTTGTAAATCAGGAGCGTGCCCTTGCAAATTCAAATGAG AGCCTCAAAGAATCAGCAAAGATCATCACATACTTAATGGAGCCACA GTTAAGAGACATTCAACAAAG TCTGAAAGTAGTTAGCACAATCAGTGATCAGTTGGAGCCAGCATGGAG TTTTGCTCCTTATTCTGTCAACAAGGATGAAAAGCTGCTAGTTCACACAAGGCCGTCATAA
- the LOC136932098 gene encoding uncharacterized protein isoform X1: MQGVYCLFLILGFFSLTRFCTSEAAGQCTTQFPIYGKALIGHVFASAPSISPVRCFVRCQREKICQSLNYVTTEHICELNNRTKEAQPQKLITDPARLHLTNGPLMRVPLGSIPELPAESCAEIKASEGEGVVSGTVWLDPTNSGKAVVARCHMETKVADFCIEHLCQNGTTCVSLQAGYTCTCSPGWTGTYCESPHDGFKSSAILQDNGSRNYSNELSNFLKPVVQGLSNYTWIRCFHKVEDGWDISRCLNKSHIVVILRKDNYIFGGYTSLSPFYTSGEECSYFTDEYAFLFSLYNIMGYRPTKLGFRSQNYEDAVRKCRFGLVIFGRGHDLVIHAGSKRGTGTTKPGTYSIPTGCRVGSPCNFFAGSNPFNLCDMELFYLSLS; encoded by the exons ATGCAA ggcGTATACTGTCTGTTTCTTATTCTCGGTTTCTTTTCATTGACACGATTTTGCACAAGCGAAGCTGCTGGCCAATGCACGACACAGTTTCCCATTTATGGCAAAGCACTGATAGGTCACGTGTTTGCTTCTGCGCCTTCCATCAGCCCTGTTCGTTGTTTTGTAAGATGTCAAAGGGAAAAGATATGTCAGAGTTTGAACTATGTAACGACAGAACACATCTGCGAGCTAAATAATCGAACCAAAGAGGCTCAACCGCAGAAACTTATCACAGATCCAGCGAGATTGCACCTAACTAATGGACCTTTAATGCGAG TCCCTCTTGGTTCCATTCCTGAACTACCAGCTGAATCTTGCGCTGAAATCAAAGCGAGTGAAGGTGAAGGAGTGGTCAGCGGTACAGTTTGGTTGGATCCCACAAACTCAGGAAAAGCTGTCGTGGCTCGCTGTCATATGGAAACGAAAG TTGCAGATTTTTGCATTGAACATCTCTGTCAAAATGGAACAACGTGTGTGTCGTTACAAGCAGGTTACACTTGCACGTGTTCACCGGGGTGGACTGGCACCTACTGTGAATCTCCACATG ATGGCTTTAAAAGTTCTGCAATTCTTCAAGACAATGGATCCAGGAATTATTCCAATGAACTGTCCAATTTCCTGAAGCCAGTCGTTCAAGGCCTTAGCAATTACACTTGGATAAGGTGTTTCCATAAAGTGGAGGACGGTTGGGACATTAGCAGATGTCTTAATAAAAGTCACATTGTGGTCATTTTGCGAAAGGATAATTACATATTTGGAGGATACACGAGTTTATCGCCATTCTATACAA GTGGTGAAGAATGCTCCTATTTTACCGACGAATACGCGTTCCTATTTTCATTGTACAACATCATGGGATATCGTCCAACGAAGCTGGGTTTTCGTAGTCAAAATTATGAAGATGCTGTCAGGAAATGTCGTTTTGGTCTTGTAATATTTGGTAGGGGACATGACTTAGTCATCCACGCAGGCAGTAAGAGAGGTACTGGTACTACTAAGCCTGGTACCTATTCCATTCCTACCGGATGTAGAGTGGGAAGTCCATGCAATTTCTTCGCTGGAAGTAATCCCTTTAATTTGTGTGACATGGAATTATTTTATCTAAGTTTAAGTTAG
- the LOC136932098 gene encoding protein lin-12-like isoform X3, protein MQGVYCLFLILGFFSLTRFCTSEAAGQCTTQFPIYGKALIGHVFASAPSISPVRCFVRCQREKICQSLNYVTTEHICELNNRTKEAQPQKLITDPARLHLTNGPLMRVPLGSIPELPAESCAEIKASEGEGVVSGTVWLDPTNSGKAVVARCHMETKVADFCIEHLCQNGTTCVSLQAGYTCTCSPGWTGTYCESPHDGFKSSAILQDNGSRNYSNELSNFLKPVVQGLSNYTWIRCFHKVEDGWDISRCLNKSHIVVILRKDNYIFGGYTSLSPFYTKNWSRLGDMLSESIPRKSTMLFAHADWLTC, encoded by the exons ATGCAA ggcGTATACTGTCTGTTTCTTATTCTCGGTTTCTTTTCATTGACACGATTTTGCACAAGCGAAGCTGCTGGCCAATGCACGACACAGTTTCCCATTTATGGCAAAGCACTGATAGGTCACGTGTTTGCTTCTGCGCCTTCCATCAGCCCTGTTCGTTGTTTTGTAAGATGTCAAAGGGAAAAGATATGTCAGAGTTTGAACTATGTAACGACAGAACACATCTGCGAGCTAAATAATCGAACCAAAGAGGCTCAACCGCAGAAACTTATCACAGATCCAGCGAGATTGCACCTAACTAATGGACCTTTAATGCGAG TCCCTCTTGGTTCCATTCCTGAACTACCAGCTGAATCTTGCGCTGAAATCAAAGCGAGTGAAGGTGAAGGAGTGGTCAGCGGTACAGTTTGGTTGGATCCCACAAACTCAGGAAAAGCTGTCGTGGCTCGCTGTCATATGGAAACGAAAG TTGCAGATTTTTGCATTGAACATCTCTGTCAAAATGGAACAACGTGTGTGTCGTTACAAGCAGGTTACACTTGCACGTGTTCACCGGGGTGGACTGGCACCTACTGTGAATCTCCACATG ATGGCTTTAAAAGTTCTGCAATTCTTCAAGACAATGGATCCAGGAATTATTCCAATGAACTGTCCAATTTCCTGAAGCCAGTCGTTCAAGGCCTTAGCAATTACACTTGGATAAGGTGTTTCCATAAAGTGGAGGACGGTTGGGACATTAGCAGATGTCTTAATAAAAGTCACATTGTGGTCATTTTGCGAAAGGATAATTACATATTTGGAGGATACACGAGTTTATCGCCATTCTATACAA AAAATTGGAGTCGTTTAGGCGACATGCTGTCAGAAAGTATACCACGCAAGTCAACAATGCTTTTCGCACATGCTGATTGGTTGACGTGCTGA